Proteins found in one Mycteria americana isolate JAX WOST 10 ecotype Jacksonville Zoo and Gardens chromosome 8, USCA_MyAme_1.0, whole genome shotgun sequence genomic segment:
- the NHP2 gene encoding H/ACA ribonucleoprotein complex subunit 2: MAREKQPEAAAEAEGTPERSYREQLDYLNPIAQPLASRKLTRKLYKCIRKAAKHKQIRRGVKEVQKFINKGEKGITVLAGDTLPIDVYCHIPIMCEDRSLPYAYVPSKSDLGAAAGSKRPTCVIMIKPHEEYQETYDECLGEVEALPLPL, encoded by the exons ATGGCGCGGGAGAAGCagccggaggcggcggcggaggcggaggGGACTCCCGAGCGCTCCTACCGGGAGCAGCTCGACTACCTGAACCCCATCGCCCAGCCGCTCGCCTCCCGCAAGCTGACGCGCAAACTCTACAAGTGCATCAGGAAAG CGGCCAAGCACAAGCAGATCCGTCGCGGTGTGAAGGAGGTCCAGAAGTTCATCAACAAGGGCGAGAAGGG GATCACGGTGCTGGCCGGCGACACGCTGCCTATCGATGTGTACTGCCACATCCCCATCATGTGCGAGGACAGGAGCCTCCCCTACGCATATGTCCCCTCCAAATCG GACCTGGGAGCCGCAGCCGGCTCGAAGCGCCCGACGTGCGTTATCATGATCAAGCCCCACGAGGAGTACCAGGAGACCTACGATGAGTGCCTGGGGGAGGTGGAGGCCCTGCCCCTGCCGCTGTGA